The proteins below come from a single Vicugna pacos chromosome 13, VicPac4, whole genome shotgun sequence genomic window:
- the SCNN1D gene encoding epithelial sodium channel subunit delta, with the protein MEAPAQGGCRLEAGARAPEAGGGPGTRKLEEECGERLVELHASFRELVTFFCTNTTIHGSIRLICSSQNRLKTVSWGLLLVGTLGMLYWQFGLLFEQYWRYPVIMTVSLHSERKLFPSVTLCDMNPHRPRPARRHLQALDDFAQENIYSLYGVSVSKTQDPLAAEDLGPEPHFQLDRGVRLQKLSPLGGQNRVGFRLCNSSGGDCIHRAYSSGVTAAREWYRFHYVNILALLPPAHEDHHCSLGSRFIFSCLYDGQDCQARHFQTSHHPTYGSCYTFDGIWATQCPGITHGISLVLRTEQQDHLPLLSTEAGIKIMIHKRDHTPFLEHRGFSVRPGTETTIGIREDEVHWLGSPYGQCTDSTEGVDVPLLYNASYTMQACLVSCFQQLMVQTCSCGYYFYPLPAGAEYCSYVRHPAWGHCFYRLYRDLGTHRLPCASRCPRPCRESSFRLSAGTSRWPSSKSADWILSVLGKPGHRSPSPRSNLAKVNILYQELNYRTVDETPIYSVPRLLSAMGSLWSLWFGSSVLSVLEVLELLLDATALTFLLCCRRLHAARGQPRAATRAPTPSQRPASCPVAGGTSDVQGPG; encoded by the exons ATGGAGGCGCCTGCACAGGGAGGCTGCCGCCTCGAG GCTGGAGCCAGGGCCCCAGAAGCTGGTGGAGGGCCTGGGACCCGGAAGCTCGAGGAGGAGTGTGGGGAGAGGCTAGTGGAGCTCCATGCCTCCTTCAGAGAGCTGGTCACCTTCTTCTGCACCAACACCACCATCCACGGCTCCATCCGCCTCATCTGCTCCAGCCAGAACCGCCTCAAGACGGTGTCCTGGGGGCTGCTGCTCGTGGGCACCCTGGGCATGCTCTACTGGCAGTTTGGGCTCCTCTTCGAGCAGTATTGGCGCTACCCAGTCATCATGACCGTGTCCTTGCACTCGGAGCGGAAGCTCTTCCCGTCGGTCACTCTGTGTGACATGAACCCACACCG GCCGCGCCCAGCCCGCCGCCATCTGCAGGCACTGGACGACTTTGCCCAGGAAAACATCTACTCCCTGTATGGGGTCAGCGTCAGCAAGACCCAGGACCCCCTGGCGGCCGAAGACCTGGGCCCCGAGCCCCACTTCCAGCTGGACCGCGGGGTCCGCCTACAGAAGCTAAGCCCCCTGGGCGGCCAGAACAGAGTGGGCTTCAGACTG TGTAACAGCTCTGGCGGTGACTGCATCCATCGGGCCTACTCCTCAGGCGTGACAGCTGCCCGCGAGTGGTACCGCTTCCACTATGTGAACATCCTGGCCCTGCTGCCCCCTGCCCATGAGGACCATCACTGCAGCCTTGGCAGCCGCTTCATCTTTTCCTGCCTTTATGACGGCCAGGACTGCCAGGCCCG GCACTTCCAGACATCCCACCACCCCACCTACGGCAGCTGCTACACCTTCGATGGCATCTGGGCCACACAGTGCCCGGGCATCACCCATG GGATCAGCCTGGTCCTCAGGACTGAGCAGCAGGACCACCTCCCTCTGCTGTCCACGGAGGCCGGCATCAAGATCATGATCCACAAGCGTGACCACACCCCCTTCCTGGAGCACCGAGGCTTCAGCGTCCGGCCAGGGACAGAGACCACCATTGGCATCCGAGAG gacgaGGTGCACTGGCTCGGGAGCCCCTACGGGCAATGTACCGACAGCACCGAAGGCGTGGACGTGCCGCTGCTGTACAACGCCTCCTACACCATGCAG GCCTGCCTGGTCTCCTGCTTCCAGCAGCTGATGGTGCAGACCTGCTCCTGCGGCTACTACTTCTACCCGCTGCCTGCGGGGGCTGAGTACTGCAGCTACGTGCGGCACCCGGCCTGGG GTCACTGCTTCTACCGCCTCTACAGGGACCTGGGGACCCACCGGCTTCCCTGCGCCTCCCGCTGCCCCAGGCCTTGCAG GGAGTCTTCGTTCAGGCTTTCTGCAGGGACCTCCAGGTGGCCTTCCTCCAAGTCAGCC GATTGGATCCTGTCCGTGCTGGGCAAGCCAGGCCACAGGAGCCCAAGCCCCAG GAGCAACCTTGCCAAGGTGAATATTCTCTACCAGGAGCTCAACTACCGCACAGTGGACGAGACGCCCATTTACTCG GTGCCGCGGCTGCTTTCAGCCATGGGCAGCCTCTGGAGCCTGTGGTTCGGCTCCTCCGTCCTCTCAGTCCTGGAGGTGCTGGAGCTCCTGCTGGATGCCACGGCCCTCACCTTCCTGCTGTGCTGCCGCCGGCTCCACGCGGCTCGGGGCCAGCCCAGGGCAGCCACGAGGGCGCCCACGCCAAGCCAGAGGCCAGCCAGTTGCCCTGTGGCTGGGGGCACATCAGACGTCCAGGGGCCTGGCTGA
- the ACAP3 gene encoding arf-GAP with coiled-coil, ANK repeat and PH domain-containing protein 3 isoform X3 — MELSLVRNAQAPRHRPHEVEEATGALTLTRKCFRHLALDYVLQINVLQAKKKFEILDSMLSFMHAQYSFFQQGYSLLHQLDPYMKKLAAELDQLVIDSAVEKREMERKHAAIQQRDFSYDDPKVEFDVDAPSGVVMEGYLFKRASNAFKTWNRRWFSIQNSQLVYQKKLKDVLTVVVDDLRLCSVKPCEDIERRFCFEVVSPTKSCMLQADSEKLRQAWVQAVQASIASAYRESPDSCYSERLDRAASPSTSSIDSAPDSRERSVKGESVLQRVQSVAGNSQCGDCGQPDPRWASINLGVLLCIECSGIHRSLGVHCSKVRSLTLDSWEPELLKLMCELGNSTMNQIYEAQCEGPGSRKPTASSPRQDKEAWIKDKYVEKRFVRRPPSAPAREAPRRCRAQKCQRHHSSPRVPTARRKVRMEPVLPSVAALCSAGSVEPRFRRDSLFCPDELDSLFSYFDAGAAAAGPRSLSSDSGLGGSSDGSSDVLAFGVGPVVDSVTEEEGAESEESSGEADADGEAEAWGLADVRELHPGLLAHRAARTRDLPALAAALAFGAEVNWADAQNEGKTPLVQAVLGGSLIICEFLLQNGADVNQRDSRGRAPLHHATLLGRTGQVCLFLKRGADQHALDHAQQDPLSIAVQEANADIVTLLRLARMAEEMREAEAPPGQPGSLAGSSPTELQYRRCIQEFISLHLDES; from the exons ATGGAGCTGTCCCTGGTGAGGAACGCCCAGGCCCCGAGGCACCGGCCCCACGAAGTGGAGGAGGCCACAGGTGCCTTGACCCTCACCCGAAAGTGCTTCCGCCACCTGGCACTAGACTACGTGCTCCAG ATCAATGTCCTCCAGGCCAAGAAGAAGTTTGAGATTTTGGATTCT ATGCTGTCCTTCATGCATGCCCAGTACAGCTTCTTCCAGCAGGGCTACAGCCTGCTGCACCAGCTGGACCCCTACATGAAAAAGCTGGCGGCTGAG CTGGACCAGCTGGTGATCGACTCAGCAGTGGAAAAGCGGGAGATGGAACGCAAGCACGCGGCCATCCAGCAGCGG GACTTCTCTTACGATGACCCCAAAGTGGAGTTTGATGTGGATGCGCCCAGTGGTGTGGTGATGGAGGGCTACCTCTTCAAGAGGGCCAGCAACGCCTTCAAGACGTGGAACCG GCGCTGGTTCTCCATCCAGAACAGCCAGCTGGTCTACCAGAAGAAGCTCAAG GACGTGCTGACTGTGGTGGTGGACGACCTCCGGCTGTGCTCCGTGAAGCCCTGTGAGGACATCGAACGGAGGTTCTGCTTTGAGGTCGTGTCGCCCACCAA GAGCTGCATGCTGCAGGCCGACTCAGAGAAGCTGCGGCAAGCCTGGGTTCAGGCTGTGCAAGCCAGCATTGCGTCAGCCTACCGGGAAAGCCCGGACAGCTGCTACAGTGAG AGGCTGGACCGCGCAGCATCCCCATCAACGAGCAGCATTGACTCTGCCCCTGACTCTCGGGAACGCAGCGTCAAGGGTGAGAGTGTGCTGCAGCGGGTGCAGAGCGTGGCTGGCAACAGCCAGTGTGGTGACTGTGGCCAGCCGGACCCACGCTGGGCCAGCATCAACCTGGGTGTGCTGCTCTGCATCGAGTGCTCAGGCATCCACAG GAGCCTGGGTGTCCACTGCTCCAAGGTGCGGTCCCTGACTCTGGACTCATGGGAGCCGGAGCTGCTGAAG CTGATGTGTGAGCTTGGAAACAGCACCATGAACCAGATCTACGAGGCCCAGTGTGAGGGGCCGGGCAGCAGGAAGCCCACAGCCAGCAGCCCCAG GCAGGACAAGGAGGCCTGGATCAAGGATAAATACGTGGAAAAGAGGTTCGTGCGGAGGCCACCCTCAGCACCAGCCCGGGAGGCCCCTCGGCGCTGTCGCGCGCAGAAGTGTCAACGCCACCACAGCTCCCCCCGTGTCCCCACTGCCCGCCGCAAAGTCCGGATGGAGCCCGTCCTGCCTTCTGTGGCTGCTCTGTGCTCAG CAGGCTCTGTGGAGCCCAGGTTCCGCAGAGACTCCCTCTTCTGCCCAGATGAGCTGGACTCCCTCTTCTCCTACTTCGATGCAGGGGCTGCTGCGGCCGGTCCACGCA GTCTGAGCAGTGACAGTGGCTTAGGGGGCAGCTCCGACGGCAGCTCTGATGTCTTGGCCTTCGGCGTGGGCCCTGTGGTGGACAGCGTCACCGAGGAGG AGGGTGCAGAGTCGGAGGAGTCCAGCGGTGAGGCTGATGCTGACGGAGAGGCGGAGGCCTGGGGCCTGGCAGACGTGCGCGAGCTGCACCCCGGGCTATTGGCGCACCGTGCGGCCCGCACCCGCGACCTCCCTGCGCTGGCCGCGGCGCTAGCGTTCGGGGCCGAGGTCAACTGGGCTGACGCGCAGAACGAGGGCAAGACGCCTCTGGTGCAGGCCGTGTTAGGG GGCTCCTTGATCATTTGTGAATTTCTCCTGCAAAACGGAGCGGATGTGAACCAAAGAGACAGCCGGGGCAGGGCGCCACTGCACCACGCCACGCTCCTTGGCCGCACTGG CCAGGTCTGCCTGTTCTTGAAGCGTGGGGCGGACCAGCACGCGTTGGACCACGCGCAGCAGGACCCACTGAGCATCGCAGTGCAGGAGGCCAATGCAGACATTGTCACACT GCTCCGTCTGGCTCGCATGGCTGAGGAGATGCGTGAGGCTGAGGCGCCCCCAGGGCAGCCAGGCTCCTTGGCGGGCAGCAGTCCCACCGAGCTCCAGTACCGCAGGTGCATCCAGGAGTTCATCAGCCTCCACCTGGACGAGAGCTAG